Proteins co-encoded in one Quercus robur chromosome 8, dhQueRobu3.1, whole genome shotgun sequence genomic window:
- the LOC126695112 gene encoding uncharacterized protein LOC126695112, with amino-acid sequence MDSNFHGLPPLKRFRLIQQQHQQQRDTAVSPSRLPAKKRKESRISPSFPEPTHSATTYCLPAKKRVWALLPDFIADVSLQAKKGVGSHQPDFIADEAVTISLPFDLNSTASEEGIPLVDGTNESLTNASQDENEDAAADDDDGTVCAICQSTDGDPTDPIVFCDGCDLMVHATCYGNPLVKGIPEGDWYCSQCLVSTSESNKGRSPSFSCCLCPTKGGALKPTVDGRWAHLVCALLVPEVFFADAEGREGIDCSKVPKKRWEEKCYVCKSRSGCAVECSEPKCHLAFHVTCGLKEDLCIEYREVRKQGAIVAGFCKDHTELWKRQQQTGKFKIVAREEHMK; translated from the exons ATGGATTCCAATTTCCACGGCCTACCTCCTCTCAAAAGATTCAGACTCATTCAACAACAACACCAACAGCAAAGAGACACTGCGGTGTCCCCCTCACGCCTTCCGGCCAAGAAGCGAAAGGAATCCCGTATTTCACCTTCTTTCCCTGAACCCACACATTCTGCAACCACCTACTGCTTGCCTGCTAAGAAAAGGGTATGGGCCCTTCTACCCGATTTCATTGCTGATGTCTCTCTGCAGGCCAAGAAAGGTGTAGGATCCCATCAACCTGATTTCATTGCGGATGAGGCTGTCACCATTTCTCTGCCTTTCGACCTCAATTCTACGGCTTCTGAAGAAGGAATTCCACTTGTAGATGGTACCAATGAGTCTCTTACGAATGCTAGTCAAGATGAAAATGAAGATGCTgctgctgatgatgatgatgggacTGTATGTGCTATTTGCCAAAGCACCGATGGGGACCCAACAGACCCAATTGTGTTCTGTGATGGCTGTGATCTAATGGTACACGCCACTTGCTATGGTAATCCCCTTGTGAAGGGTATTCCAGAAGGTGATTGGTACTGTTCCCAATGCCTAGTTTCCACTTCTGAATCCAATAAAGGCAGAAGCCCCTCTTTTTCTTGCTGCCTATGTCCAACCAAGGGAGGTGCATTGAAGCCCACTGTAGATGGCCGGTGGGCTCACCTTGTGTGTGCCCTGCTTGTTCCAGAGGTGTTCTTTGCGGATGCGGAAGGCCGGGAGGGGATCGATTGCTCTAAGGTTCCAAAGAAGAGGTGGGAAGAGAAGTGTTATGTTTGCAAGAGTAGAAGTGGGTGTGCTGTGGAGTGCTCTGAACCCAAGTGCCATTTGGCCTTTCATGTCACTTGCGGTTTGAAGGAGGATCTTTGTATTGAGTACAGAGAAGTGAGGAAGCAGGGTGCTATTGTTGCTGGCTTCTGCAAAGACCACACTGAATTATGGAAAAGG CAACAACAAACTGGAAAGTTCAAGATTGTGGCTAGAGAGGAGCACATGAAGTAG